A section of the Citrus sinensis cultivar Valencia sweet orange chromosome 8, DVS_A1.0, whole genome shotgun sequence genome encodes:
- the LOC102610326 gene encoding transmembrane 9 superfamily member 5 isoform X1 yields the protein MTQKSFKILFTILILAVSSRSATSSPHDHRYNAGDLVPLLVNKVGPLNNPSETYQYYDLPFCRPEPIKWKKETLGEVLNGDRLASALYELKFLEAKTGVTLCSKKLKVDEVAKFRKAVADDFYFQMYYDDLPIWGYIGKIEDGSLVLSEKGNKYYLFTNVQFDALYNGDQVVEIRAFSDPTSAVDITDDIEINVKFTYSIVWSETSAQFETRMDKYSRASSLPTLHKIHWFSFINSIVFILLLMGLLILLILRRLKNDLRKCSSGDEEEDKEVGWKYIHGDVFRYPQNISLFSAVMGVGNQLLTIVCILFVLAFLGILYPYNRGLLSTSFLLLYSLTSVVAGYITSSFHNQFSDAGWERSVFLAGILYLGPLTVTVLILNTVAVSYGATAALPFGTIMVIVFIYMLFAVPLLALGGRIGYWFRSEFQAPSALNRYPREILPLPWYQKSPCQMFIVGLLSFSIIALELHHLYASLWGYKIFTLPGILFVMFIILLVLTAILSIGLTYIQLSVEDHEWWWRSVFRGGSTAIFMFAYSIYFYFRSNMSGFLQLSFFLGYNVAMCYAFFLILGSVSFRASMIFVRRIYRVVKSE from the exons atgactcaaaaatcatttaaaattctCTTCACAATCCTAATCCTAGCTGTCTCATCGCGATCCGCCACATCGTCACCGCACGATCATCGCTACAATGCAGGAGATCTCGTCCCCTTGCTCGTCAACAAAGTGGGACCACTCAACAATCCCAG TGAGACGTATCAATATTATGACTTGCCATTTTGCCGCCCAG AGCCAATAAAATGGAAGAAGGAGACTCTTGGGGAAGTGCTGAATGGTGATCGTCTGGCGAGTGCTTTGTATGAGTTGAAATTCTTGGAAGCCAAGACTGGGGTTACCCTTTGTTCGAAGAAGCTCAAGGTCGATGAAGTTGCCAAGTTTAGAAAGGCTGTTGCTGATGATTTTTACTTCCAAATGTACTATGACGATCTCCCAATCTGGGGTTATATTGGGAAAATTGAAGATGGGAGCTTGGTGCTCAGTGAGAAGGGGAATAAGTATTATCTATTCACAAATGTGCAGTTTGATGCTTTATATAACGGCGATCAGGTTGTAGAAATTCGTGCTTTTAGTGACCCAACTAGTGCGGTGGATATAACGGATGACATTGAGATCAATGTTAAGTTTACTTATTCGATTGTCTGGAGTGAAACCTCAGCTCAGTTTGAAACCAGAATGGATAAATACTCGAGAGCTTCATCACTGCCAACCCTTCACAAGATTCATTGGTTCTCATTTATCAACTCGattgttttcattttgcttttgatgGGATTGcttattttgcttattttgcgGCGTCTGAAGAATGATCTGAGGAA ATGCTCTAGtggagatgaagaagaagataaggAGGTTGGTTGGAAATACATTCATGGTGATGTGTTCAGATACCCTCAAAACATTTCCTTGTTCTCTGCTGTCATGGGTGTGGGTAATCAACTGCTGACCAT TGTTTGTATCTTATTTGTGCTGGCATTTCTTGGCATCCTTTATCCGTACAATCGTGGACTGCTGAGCACTTCCTTTCTCTTATTATACTCTCTGACATCAGTAGTTGCTGGGTACATTACTTCTTCTTTCCACAATCAGTTTTCTGATGCTGGATGG GAAAGGAGTGTTTTTCTGGCTGGGATTTTGTATTTGGGCCCATTGACTGTGACGGTGCTTATCCTTAACACAGTTGCTGTATCTTATGGGGCTACAGCTGCACTTCCATTTGGCACCATTATGGTGattgttttcatttacatGCTTTTTGCTGTCCCATTGCTTGCCTTGGGAGGGAGAATTGGGTACTGGTTTAGGTCCGAATTTCAAGCTCCTAGCGCTTTAAACAGATACCCCAGAGAGATTCTGCCGTTGCCTTGGTACCAAAAATCACCTTGTCAGATGTTTATTGTGGGCCTCTTATCTTTTAGTATAATTGCCCTTGAGTTACACCACTTATACGCAAGCTTGTGGGgctataaaatatttactctTCCAGGCATCTTGTTTGTCATGTTTATCATCCTTCTTGTGCTTACTGCCATTTTGAGCATCGGTTTGACATACATTCAGCTGTCTGTGGAGGACCACGAATGGTGGTGGAG ATCTGTCTTTCGGGGGGGCTCAACAGCCATTTTTATGTTTGCATATAGCATCTACTTCTATTTCAGGTCAAATATGAGCGGTTTCTTGCAGCTATCTTTCTTTCTTGGCTATAATGTGGCCATGTGCTACGCTTTCTTTCTGATTCTCGGTTCCGTCAGTTTTCGTGCTTCCATGATATTTGTTCGCCGCATTTACCGTGTTGTTAAAAGTGAATGA
- the LOC102610326 gene encoding transmembrane 9 superfamily member 5 isoform X2, which produces MTFSEKEPIKWKKETLGEVLNGDRLASALYELKFLEAKTGVTLCSKKLKVDEVAKFRKAVADDFYFQMYYDDLPIWGYIGKIEDGSLVLSEKGNKYYLFTNVQFDALYNGDQVVEIRAFSDPTSAVDITDDIEINVKFTYSIVWSETSAQFETRMDKYSRASSLPTLHKIHWFSFINSIVFILLLMGLLILLILRRLKNDLRKCSSGDEEEDKEVGWKYIHGDVFRYPQNISLFSAVMGVGNQLLTIVCILFVLAFLGILYPYNRGLLSTSFLLLYSLTSVVAGYITSSFHNQFSDAGWERSVFLAGILYLGPLTVTVLILNTVAVSYGATAALPFGTIMVIVFIYMLFAVPLLALGGRIGYWFRSEFQAPSALNRYPREILPLPWYQKSPCQMFIVGLLSFSIIALELHHLYASLWGYKIFTLPGILFVMFIILLVLTAILSIGLTYIQLSVEDHEWWWRSVFRGGSTAIFMFAYSIYFYFRSNMSGFLQLSFFLGYNVAMCYAFFLILGSVSFRASMIFVRRIYRVVKSE; this is translated from the exons ATGACTTTTTCAGAAAAAG AGCCAATAAAATGGAAGAAGGAGACTCTTGGGGAAGTGCTGAATGGTGATCGTCTGGCGAGTGCTTTGTATGAGTTGAAATTCTTGGAAGCCAAGACTGGGGTTACCCTTTGTTCGAAGAAGCTCAAGGTCGATGAAGTTGCCAAGTTTAGAAAGGCTGTTGCTGATGATTTTTACTTCCAAATGTACTATGACGATCTCCCAATCTGGGGTTATATTGGGAAAATTGAAGATGGGAGCTTGGTGCTCAGTGAGAAGGGGAATAAGTATTATCTATTCACAAATGTGCAGTTTGATGCTTTATATAACGGCGATCAGGTTGTAGAAATTCGTGCTTTTAGTGACCCAACTAGTGCGGTGGATATAACGGATGACATTGAGATCAATGTTAAGTTTACTTATTCGATTGTCTGGAGTGAAACCTCAGCTCAGTTTGAAACCAGAATGGATAAATACTCGAGAGCTTCATCACTGCCAACCCTTCACAAGATTCATTGGTTCTCATTTATCAACTCGattgttttcattttgcttttgatgGGATTGcttattttgcttattttgcgGCGTCTGAAGAATGATCTGAGGAA ATGCTCTAGtggagatgaagaagaagataaggAGGTTGGTTGGAAATACATTCATGGTGATGTGTTCAGATACCCTCAAAACATTTCCTTGTTCTCTGCTGTCATGGGTGTGGGTAATCAACTGCTGACCAT TGTTTGTATCTTATTTGTGCTGGCATTTCTTGGCATCCTTTATCCGTACAATCGTGGACTGCTGAGCACTTCCTTTCTCTTATTATACTCTCTGACATCAGTAGTTGCTGGGTACATTACTTCTTCTTTCCACAATCAGTTTTCTGATGCTGGATGG GAAAGGAGTGTTTTTCTGGCTGGGATTTTGTATTTGGGCCCATTGACTGTGACGGTGCTTATCCTTAACACAGTTGCTGTATCTTATGGGGCTACAGCTGCACTTCCATTTGGCACCATTATGGTGattgttttcatttacatGCTTTTTGCTGTCCCATTGCTTGCCTTGGGAGGGAGAATTGGGTACTGGTTTAGGTCCGAATTTCAAGCTCCTAGCGCTTTAAACAGATACCCCAGAGAGATTCTGCCGTTGCCTTGGTACCAAAAATCACCTTGTCAGATGTTTATTGTGGGCCTCTTATCTTTTAGTATAATTGCCCTTGAGTTACACCACTTATACGCAAGCTTGTGGGgctataaaatatttactctTCCAGGCATCTTGTTTGTCATGTTTATCATCCTTCTTGTGCTTACTGCCATTTTGAGCATCGGTTTGACATACATTCAGCTGTCTGTGGAGGACCACGAATGGTGGTGGAG ATCTGTCTTTCGGGGGGGCTCAACAGCCATTTTTATGTTTGCATATAGCATCTACTTCTATTTCAGGTCAAATATGAGCGGTTTCTTGCAGCTATCTTTCTTTCTTGGCTATAATGTGGCCATGTGCTACGCTTTCTTTCTGATTCTCGGTTCCGTCAGTTTTCGTGCTTCCATGATATTTGTTCGCCGCATTTACCGTGTTGTTAAAAGTGAATGA
- the LOC102610820 gene encoding F-box/LRR-repeat protein At1g67190: MEQLPVEVIGNILSRLGGARDVVIASATCKKWQEAYRKHLHTLSFNSNDWSVYHDLTTTRLEILITQTIFQTSGLQGLSILMDDVDEFSASTVIAWLMYTRETLRRLYYNVRTTPNVNILEICGRQKLEVLALAHNTITGVEPNFQRFPCLKSLSLSYVSISALDLSLLLTACQKIEILELVSPEIAMLDAQVTVELTSATLKSIYVEAISLDKFILEADSIERLHLKDCALELFELVGRGTLKHFKIDDVSVIHLDIGDTVDNLEIVDVSSFTIFWPKFYQMISRSSKLKKLRLWDVVFDEDEVLDLETIGVCFPQLSHLSLSYDLKDGVLHYGLQGSANLENVAVLELGWPVISDLFSHWVEGLLKRCPNLRRLVIFGVISEIKTHEECLLLAKFTSSIVQLMRKYLHVEVQFDYE; encoded by the coding sequence ATGGAGCAACTTCCTGTTGAAGTGATTGGTAATATATTGTCTCGGCTTGGAGGTGCCCGAGATGTGGTGATAGCCTCTGCAACATGTAAAAAGTGGCAAGAGGCTTATAGAAAGCACCTTCACACACTCTCctttaattcaaatgattgGTCTGTTTATCATGATTTGACTACTACTCGACTAGAAATCTTGATAACTCAAACGATATTCCAAACCAGTGGATTGCAAGGCCTGTCTATTTTGATGGATGATGTTGATGAGTTCTCCGCATCCACAGTTATTGCTTGGCTCATGTATACTAGAGAAACTTTGCgtagattatattataatgtcCGGACCACTCCAAATGTtaatattcttgaaatttgTGGGAGGCAGAAACTGGAGGTGCTGGCATTGGCTCATAATACAATCACTGGGGTTGAGCCTAACTTTCAGAGATTTCCTTGTCTGAAGTCACTCTCTTTGAGTTATGTCAGTATATCAGCTTTGGATTTGAGTCTTTTGCTCACCGCATGTCAGAAAATTGAGATTTTGGAACTTGTCAGTCCAGAGATTGCAATGTTGGATGCGCAAGTGACCGTTGAACTGACCAGTGCAACACTGAAGAGTATTTATGTTGAAGCTATTAGTTTGGACAAGTTTATACTGGAGGCTGATAGTATCGAGCGTTTGCACTTGAAAGACTGTGCTCTTGAACTTTTTGAACTTGTTGGCAGGGGGACTCTGAAGCATTTCAAGATTGATGATGTTAGTGTAATACATCTTGATATTGGTGACACTGTAGATAATCTTGAGATCGTGGATGTAAGCAGCTTCACAATATTTTGGCCAAAATTCTACCAAATGATCTCAAGATcatcaaaattgaagaaacTCCGACTTTGGGATGTGGTGTTTGATGAGGATGAGGTTTTGGATTTGGAAACAATTGGTGTTTGTTTCCCGCAGCTGAGCCATCTGTCATTGAGTTATGACTTGAAAGATGGGGTGCTTCATTATGGTCTGCAAGGGTCTGCTAATTTGGAGAATGTGGCTGTGCTGGAGCTTGGATGGCCTGTCATTAGTGATCTGTTCTCACATTGGGTTGAGGGTCTCCTAAAACGATGCCCAAATCTTAGGAGGTTGGTAATTTTTGGTGTTATTTCAGAGATAAAAACCCATGAAGAATGTCTGTTGTTGGCAAAATTTACGTCATCCATTGTTCAGCTCATGAGGAAATATTTGCATGTGGAGGTGCAATTTGACTACGAGTAA